The region CGGCGCTGGAGTTCGGCGATCCCGTCGAAGCCGTGCACGCGCAGAAGCAGCGCTCCCTCGTGCGCAGCGCGCGCGAATGGATGGCGCGGCACGACAACGCAAGTTCCTATCGCTTCGACGTGATCGGCGTGCTGCTGCGCGACCGGACCGCGTGGGTGCGCCACGTCGAAGGGGCATTTATGGTGTAACGTTTCTGTACAGATACCCGTCGCGGCCGCATCACGGATCTGATCACTAGGTGCCGATAGCGATATAACGCCAACTTTTACAACGAGTTGCGCAATCTGTTGATAAGTCGTTGTTCGGAAACACGTTAGGTCTCTTGGCCACCGAAGGCCCCTTGTGGAAATGCGTGCGCTTCGTATTTTCTTCGGGAGTTGATTTTCGCTTTCTCTTCGGGGATAGCACCGCCGAATTCGCTGGGTAGATTCCTTCACGGGCCGCCGGCCCCAGTTCGCTCGAGGAGTAAATGGCCGTCACCACCGCGCAGCAAGACGAAAAGAAGAAGGCACTCGGTCTTGCCATCGCGCAGATCGAGAAGTCGTACGGCAAGGGCGCCATCATGAAGATGGGCTCCGACCGTGCGGCGGTGCGCGTGGAATCAATTCCGACGGGCGCGATCAATCTCGATGCGGCGATCGGTGTGGGCGGCATTCCGCGCGGTCGCGTCACGGAGATCTACGGGCCGGAGTCGTCGGGCAAGACGACGCTCTGCCTCCACGTCATCGCCAACGCGCAGAAGACGGGCGGCACCGCGGCGTTCATCGACGCCGAGCATGCGCTCGACACCGAGTACGCCAAGAAGCTCGGCGTGGATGTCGACAAGCTCCTCATCTCGCAGCCCGACACGGGCGAACAGGCGCTCGAGATCTGCGAGATCCTCGTTCGCTCCGGCGCGGTGGACATCGTGGTCGTGGACTCGGTTGCCGCCCTCGTGCCGAAGGCGGAAATCGAGGGCGAGATGGGCGACTCGCACGTGGGCCTGCAGGCTCGGCTCATGAGCCAGGCGCTGCGCAAGCTCACCGGCGCCATCGCGCGGTCCAAGACGTCGGTGGTCTTCATCAACCAGCTGCGCGAGAAGATCGGGGTGATGTTCGGCAACCCCGAGACGACGACGGGCGGCAAGGCGCTCAAGTTCTACGCCTCGCTGCGCCTCGACATCCGCCGCATCGGGCCGGTGAAGGAGAAGGAAGATGTCATCGGCTCGCACGTGCGCGTGAAGGTGGTCAAGAACAAGGTCGCGCCGCCGTTCAAGCAGGCCGAGTTCGACATCATGTACGCCGAAGGGATCTCTCACGTCTCGCTGCTGGTAGATATCGGTGCCGAGGCGGGGATCATCGAGAAGTCCGGGGCCTGGTACAGCTACAACAACCAGCGCATCGGGCAGGGTCGCGAGAACGCGAAGATGTTCCTGAAGGACAATGCGGTCGTGATGGCCGATATCGAAGAGAAGGTGAAGGCCCTGCTTGGCATCGGCCTCGCGCCGGCTGCCGAGGAGGCCGTGGAGGAATAGGGGTGGCAGTCTCGCCCCGACGATGAGCGCCGGGGGGTCGATCTTGGTGTACGGCCGGGGCCCGGAATCCCCGATCTGCACCTGGGTGGCCCCTCGGCGCTTTACTTCTGGCGGAACGAGGAGGGGGTAGGGGCTACGCGAGGGGGGACGAGTGCAGGAACGAGAGGGGACGAGAGGGAACGGGCGCACAAATGACCCCCCTCCCCGTTCCAAGTCCCCTCGCTCGTCCCCTAGCCTCTACCCCCTCCCCGTTCCGTATTCCCCTATGCCCTCCGTGGGTTCTCCCCTGCGGCGGCGCACCACAGTGATTCGTAGATTCCAGCAGGTTTCAGGAGTTCCTTGATGTTCAGCTGGGGCAAGCCAAAGGGTGCAGTCTTGACGGCGGGTGGCGGCGACGAGGAGTCGACGGCTGACCGCCAGTCGTCGACGATTGCCGGGACCGTCACGGCGCTCCGCGAGAATCCGCGCAAGCCGGGGCGCTACGCCGTCCATGTGGACGGCAAGAGCGTGGCGATCGTGAACGCGGCCTATCTCCACGACTCGGGACTCGCCGTCGGCAAGGTGATCGACGAGGCGGCGGGCGACCGGCTGATGGTGGCGGCGCGCAAGCTCGAGGCCTTCGATCGCGCCGCCGCGGCGCTCGGTCGCCGCGCCCGCAGCGCGCACGAACTCGAGCGCTGGCTGCTGCAGCGCGGCTTCGACCGCGCCGATGTCACCGATGCCGTGCAGCGCCTCGAGGAGATCGGCGCCATCGATGATTCGCAGTTTGCCCGTGCCTTTGCCCGTTCCCGTGCGTTGGGCAAGGGCATGTCACGCCGCCGCCTCGCGCAGGAGCTCTCTCGGCGCGGTGTCGATCGCGCGATGGCGGATGCCGCCATCGCCGAGGTGCTGGAGGAAGAGTCGGTCGACGAGCGCGCCCTCCTCGAGGGCGCCGCGCGCAAGAAGCTGGCGATGCTCCAGGGCCAGGAGCCGGAAGTCGTGAAGCGCCGCCTCTACGGCTACCTCGCGCGGCGGGGGTACAACGCGGACGACATTGGAGTGGTGCTGAAGAAGGTCCTCAAGTGAACGGAACGGGGAGGAGGTAGAGGCCCCACAGCGCGGAACGAGGAGGCGGTAGAGGCTCAGGGACGGGGTCTGGGAGTCGGAACGAGGAGGGAGATCACTGGCGCCCCCCGGATCTCCCTCCTCGTTCCACACCTCCTCTCCCCTCGCCAGGCCTCTACCTCGTCCTCGTTCCGCCCAATCCTCTATCGCCGGTGCGCTGTGCGCGCCGTATGAGCTGCCATCACCGCCGCGCCCAGCAGCGCCACCGCCGTCAGCTGGTGCAGCGCCGCAATCGCCACTGGCACGGCGTACAGCAGCGTCGTGATGCCGAGCGCCACCTGCAGGCAGGCGATGATCGCGACGTCGCGCTGGGCTTTCACCACCCGCTCCGGCGCTTCGGTGAGAGTCGCGGCGAACCATAGCCCGACGGCGACGAAGACGGTGAGCGTCGCGACGATCCGGTGGTGGAACTGCGCCGCCACGGGGTTGTCGAAGGCATTCGCCCAGAACCCGTCCAGCGCCCAGTAGCCGGGCGGCACGATCTGCCCGCCCATCAGCGGGAAGGCGTTGTAGATCGCGCCCGCCCGCAGGCCGGCGACGAACGCGCCGCTCAGGATGACGGCGAAGATCCAGATGGCGAAGCCATCCCCGATGTGCACCCAGCGCCGGTCGGTCTTCTCGGCCTTCGCGAACGGGCGGCGCAATGACGCCGATGTCCAGAGGGCGATCACGAGAATCACCAGGGCGAGGCCGAGGTGCGCCGCCAGCCGGTACTGGCTCACGTTGCTGCGTTCGACGAGCCCCGAACTGACCATGTACCAGCCGAGCGCGCCCTGCGCCGCGACGAGGATGGGGAGGAGCGCGAGCCGCAGCCGCAGGTACGACGGAATGTGGCCGCGCGCCAGGTGCCAGACGTACGGGACGGCGATGACGAGTCCCACGCCGCGGGCGAGCAGCCGGTGCGTCCACTCCCACCAGTAGATGAACTTGAACTGCGCCAGCGTGATCCCCGCGTGCACGGTCTGCGCCTGCGGAATCTGCAGGAAGGCGGCGAAGGCCCTGGCCCAGTCGACGTCGCCGCGCGGAGGGAGGACGCCGGAGACGGGCTTCCATTCGGTGATGGAGAGGCCGCTTTCGGTGAGGCGGGTGATCCCCCCGATCACGACGGCGAGCGTCACCGCCACAACGGTCGCGTCAAGCCACAGGATCAGCGCTCTGGTGTTCTTTCCGGTCATGCCTTGAACTTATCTCGCGGCGAGGGGGGCGCGCAGGATCGAGGGGTCCCTCCCCACGAAATTCTCGGGCCTGCGGCCCTCGAGTATTCGCGGGGAGGGACCCCTCGATCCTGCGCGCGCGAAAGAGGGGGAAGGCACGGTCGCTCTCTCACCCCCGCGCGGATCCTGCGGCGTGCTTGCTGGAAAGCCGAAGGGCGGGGCGCGGCGTGCGTACGGAGGCGAGCGCCGAGGCGCGCTTCCCCCTCCACTCGCGAGCCGAAGCGAGGTGCTCTCTCCCGCGAATACTCGAGGGGCCGCCGGCCCCGAGAATTTCGCGGGGGAGAGCACCTCGCGCCGGCTCGTCCCCAACCCGAGGACGGGACCCGCGTCCCGACGCGATCGCGACCAACGAGGCAGGTGACCCGGCGCCCCGTTCCCCCTTACATTTCCCGGATATGCACGCCGCAGACATCCGCCAGGCATTCCTGGATTACTTCGCCAAGCACGGGCACGTCATCCGCCCCTCGTCCTCCCTCGTCCCCGGCGACGATCCCACCCTGCTGTTCACCAACGCGGGGATGGTGCAGTTCAAGAAAGTCTTCCTCGGCATGGAAGAACCGCCCGACGGCAATCGGCGCGCCACCACGTCGCAGAAGTGCGTGCGCGCCGGCGGCAAGCACAACGACCTCGAGCAGGTGGGGCATACCGCCCGGCATCACACCTTCTTCGAGATGCTCGGCAACTTCTCGTTCGGCGACTACTTCAAGCGCGACGCGATCCGCTTCGGCTGGGAATTCGTCACCGACGTGCTGAAGATCCCCGCCGAGCACCTGCGCGTGACCGTCTATCACGAGGACGACGAGGCGCGGCAGCTCTGGAAGGACGTCACCGGCATCCCCGAGACGCGCATCTACGGACTCGGCGCCAAGGACAACTTCTGGCAGATGGCCGACACCGGCCCCTGCGGGCCGTGCAGCGAGATCTATGTGGACCTCGCGCACCTCGCCAAGGACTGGGCCTTCCCCAAGGACGCGCACGGCGAGTGGACGCGCACCGACCTCACCGACTACTCGCTCGACGCCTTTGTTGAAGGCGCCGAGGCGGGGCGCTTCCTCGAGATCTGGAACCTCGTCTTCATGCAGTACGACCGGCAGGCGGATGGCACGATGGTGCCATTGCCTAAGCCGTCGGTGGACACCGGCGCCGGCCTCGAACGCATCGCCGCCGTGCTGAGCGGCGTCACCAACAACTACCACACCGCGCTCTTCCTCCCGCTCATCGAGCGTGTGGAGGAAGTGGTCGGCATCAAGTATCCGTACCGCCCGGGGCAGGGCGTCGGCTCGGCCAACGGCCCCGACGGCCGCGCCATCGATCCGGCGTCGTTCCGCGTGATCGCCGATCACGCGCGCGCCGTCGCCTTCTTGCTCGCCGACGGCGTCTTCCCCAGCAACGAGGGGCGCGGCTACGTGCTGCGCCGCATCCTCCGCCGCGCCGTGCGTCACGCCTGGCTCCTCGGCCGCCGCGAGCCCACGCTCGTGAAGGTCGTGGACAAGGTCATCGAGATGATGCACGACGTCTATCCCGAGCTGAAGGTGCGCCGCAAGCACATCGTCGAGACGACGCGCGCCGAGGAGGAGCGCTTCCTCGCGACCATCGGCGGCGGCCTCGAGCGGTTCGAGTCGCTCGCGCCGATCGGCAGCACGCAGGGCTCCACGGCGATTCGCGGTTCGATCAGCGGTGACGATGCGTTCCGCCTCTACGACACGTTCGGTTTTCCGATCGACCTCACCGAGCTGATGGCGCGCGA is a window of Gemmatimonadaceae bacterium DNA encoding:
- a CDS encoding YraN family protein, which gives rise to MTKATNQFGELGERIAARWLERQGYTVLARRWRSGHRDIDVIAERDGTVAFVEVKTRAALEFGDPVEAVHAQKQRSLVRSAREWMARHDNASSYRFDVIGVLLRDRTAWVRHVEGAFMV
- the recA gene encoding recombinase RecA codes for the protein MAVTTAQQDEKKKALGLAIAQIEKSYGKGAIMKMGSDRAAVRVESIPTGAINLDAAIGVGGIPRGRVTEIYGPESSGKTTLCLHVIANAQKTGGTAAFIDAEHALDTEYAKKLGVDVDKLLISQPDTGEQALEICEILVRSGAVDIVVVDSVAALVPKAEIEGEMGDSHVGLQARLMSQALRKLTGAIARSKTSVVFINQLREKIGVMFGNPETTTGGKALKFYASLRLDIRRIGPVKEKEDVIGSHVRVKVVKNKVAPPFKQAEFDIMYAEGISHVSLLVDIGAEAGIIEKSGAWYSYNNQRIGQGRENAKMFLKDNAVVMADIEEKVKALLGIGLAPAAEEAVEE
- a CDS encoding regulatory protein RecX, which encodes MFSWGKPKGAVLTAGGGDEESTADRQSSTIAGTVTALRENPRKPGRYAVHVDGKSVAIVNAAYLHDSGLAVGKVIDEAAGDRLMVAARKLEAFDRAAAALGRRARSAHELERWLLQRGFDRADVTDAVQRLEEIGAIDDSQFARAFARSRALGKGMSRRRLAQELSRRGVDRAMADAAIAEVLEEESVDERALLEGAARKKLAMLQGQEPEVVKRRLYGYLARRGYNADDIGVVLKKVLK
- a CDS encoding COX15/CtaA family protein; translation: MTGKNTRALILWLDATVVAVTLAVVIGGITRLTESGLSITEWKPVSGVLPPRGDVDWARAFAAFLQIPQAQTVHAGITLAQFKFIYWWEWTHRLLARGVGLVIAVPYVWHLARGHIPSYLRLRLALLPILVAAQGALGWYMVSSGLVERSNVSQYRLAAHLGLALVILVIALWTSASLRRPFAKAEKTDRRWVHIGDGFAIWIFAVILSGAFVAGLRAGAIYNAFPLMGGQIVPPGYWALDGFWANAFDNPVAAQFHHRIVATLTVFVAVGLWFAATLTEAPERVVKAQRDVAIIACLQVALGITTLLYAVPVAIAALHQLTAVALLGAAVMAAHTARTAHRR